A segment of the Bordetella flabilis genome:
TCGGCGAAACAATGGGGTGCGTCGGAGTACGCGCGCCTGGACAAGCTTTCGGTGGCCTTGCCCCATCCCGACGCCACGGCTGCGATCATCGCGGGGGGTACGGAGATCTCCGCACATTTCGGCAATCCTCCATTCCAGGAGCAAGAGCTCGCGGGCAATCCCAAGGCGCATATCGTTCTGAACTCCTATGACGTGCTGGGCGGACCGGCATCGGCCACGGTGCTGTTCGCCACGGAGCGGTTTCGCACGGACAACCCGAAGACCTACAAGGCCTTCCAGCAGGCGTTGGCGGAAGCTGCGGCCTTCATCACGGCGCATCCGGACCAGGCCGCGGACATCTACACGCGGGTGGCGGGCGGAAAGCAGGATCGCGCGCTGCTGCTAGGCGTCATCAAGGATCCCCGCGTGCAATTCAAGGTCGTGCCGCAGAACACCTACCAGCTGGCTCGCTTCATGCACGAAGTCGGTGCGATCAAGAACAAGCCCGACAGTTGGCGCGATTACTTCTTCGACGATGCGCTGACGGCGCAGGGCAGCTGACGTGGCGTTTCCCACACCCACGATCGCGCTGCCCGACGCGCCGGCACAGCCGCTGCTCACCGTGGATGGCGTCTCGCTGGAATACCGGTCCGACGGAGGCCGCGTACGCGCCACGCATGACGTCGGCTTCGAGGTCTATCCGGCGGATCGCTTCATCCTGCTGGGTCCTTCGGGCTGCGGCAAGTCGACTCTGCTCAAGGCGGTGGCGGGCTTCCTGGAACCGGCGCAAGGCAGCATACGGCTGGACGGACGTGTCATTACGGGTCCGGGACCGGACCGCATCGTGGTGTTCCAGGAGTTCGACCAGTTGCCGCCCTGGAAGACCGTGCTGCAGAACGTCATGTTCCCCCTGCTCGCTTCACGCACGCTCAAGCGCGGCGAAGCGGCCGATCGGGCGCACCATTACCTGGACAAGGTCGGGTTGGCGCCCTTCGCGCATGCTTATCCGCACACCTTGTCCGGCGGCATGAAACAGCGCGTCGCCATCGCACGCGCACTGGCCATGCAGCCGCGTATCCTGCTGATGGACGAGCCCTTTGCCGCCCTGGACGCCCTGACGCGCCGCAAGATGCAGGAGGAATTGCTGACGCTATGGGAAGACGTGCGCTTCACGCTGTTGTTCGTCACGCATTCCATCGAGGAGGCGCTGCTGGTGGGCAGCCGGGTGTTGCTGCTGTCGCCGCATCCGGGCCGCGTGAGGGCAGAACTGAACGCCCATCAGTACGGCATGCACAGCGCGGGCTCGGCCGCTTTCCAGGCCAGCACGCGGCGCATCCATGAATTGCTGTTCGACCACGTGCCCGACGATCGGCGCGCCGCGGCGTAAGCGCACGCGCGAGGAATGCCATCCATGTCCCAGCTCCACACCCCCGATGCCGGATTGCCGCCGGTGCGCCCCGAGTTCGAACGTGTCCTGCCCGCGCTGGGAGACGCGCCGGCACAGATTGCGCTGCCCTTGCATCAACGCATCTGGCGGCATGCGGCCCTGCGCAAGGCTGTCATCCTTGCTGTGTTGGCCGCGCTTTGGGAACTGGCCGCGGGGGTCACCGACAACCCGCTGTTGCTGCCCGGCTGCATCGAAACGGCGCACGCCTTCGCCCAGGGCTTGCTGGACGGCGAACTGGCCTCGCACGCGGCGCGTTCGCTGGCGGTGCTCCTCAAGGGTTACCTCGCCGGCGTTGCGCTGGCTTTTGCGCTGACCGCCCTGGCCGTGTCCACGCGGCTGGGACGCGATACCTTGTCCACCCTGACGTCCATGTTCAATCCCCTGCCGGCGATCGCGCTGTTGCCGCTGGCGCTGCTGTGGTTCGGCCTGGGGGAGGGCAGCCTGGTTTTCGTCCTGATCCATTCCGTGCTGTGGGCCCTGGCCGTGAATGCCTACGCGGGTTTCCTTGCGGTGTCCGACACCCTGCGCATGGCGGGCCGCAACTACGGTTTGCGCGGTCCGCGCTACATGGTCCATATCCTCGTGCCGGCGGCCCTGCCCGCGATACTGGCGGGCCTGCGCATCGGCTGGGCCTTCGCATGGCGTACCCTGATCGCGGCCGAGCTTGTATTCGGCGCCTCCAGCGGCAAGGGCGGCCTGGGCTGGTACATCTACCAGAACCGCAACGAGCTTTACACCGACCGCGTCTTCGCCGGCCTGGCGGCCGTGGTAATCATCGGCCTGCTCGTGGAGGCACTGGGCTTCGATACCATCGAACGGGTGACGGTGCGTCGCTGGGGAATGCAGCGCTAAGCCGCCGTCACCCCGGCCGCTGCGAAAAAGTCCGTTCGAACACGCCTTCGGCGATGCGGTTCTTCAGGATTTCGATGGACCCGCCCGCGATCATCCAGCCACGGCAGCGGCGCACGCAGTATTCCACCAACGATTCACGGCTGTAGCCCATGCCGCCCAGTACCTGCAGGGCTTCGTTGGCCACGTCGAAGCCCGTCTGGTTGCAATACGCCTTCGCGATGGCCGTCTCGGTGGCCGACGGAAAGCCGGTGTCGGCATTGCAGGCCGCGCGGTACAGCAGCAACTGTCCCGCATCCAGCTTGATGCGCATGTCGGCGAATTTCCATTGCAGGCCCTGGAATTCGCACAGCAGGCGGCCGAACTGCTTGCGCTGCTGCGCCCAGCTGCGGGCCTCCTCGTAGGCATAGCGGCCCAGCGCCAGGGAGCGCGCCGTGTTGCCGATGCGCTCGACGTTGAACCCGGCGATCTGCTTCTTGAAACCACCCTCGCCCAAGACCACCATGTCGTCCGGCACGTGCACATTGTCGAAGAAGATCTCGGCCCACTCCTCGCCCGACATGAAGGCGGACCGCTTGCCCAGCCGCACGCCCTCCGCGCGTGTGTCGATGAGGACCGAACCGATTCCCCGCGTGCCTGGCCCGAAGCGGACATAGGCCAGGATTACGTCGGCGTGCGGGCCATGGGTAGTGAAGATCTTCGAGCCGTTGATGCGCCAACCGGCGCCATCGCGGGTCGCCGTGGTCTTCAGTTCGGTGACCGCCGACCCGGCGTCGGGCTCCGTCATGCCCACCGAGATCAAGGCCTCGCCGGCCAGCAGGGGGCGCAGGTATTTTTCCTTCTGCACCGCGTTGCCGTATTCGGCCAGCACGCGGATGGGGCCGAAGTTGCCCGCCTGCACCACGTCGGCGCTGCGCGGGCACACCGACGCGACCGTCTCGATCGCAATGACGGCGTCCATCAGCGAACCGCCAATGCCGCCGTTTTCCTCGGCGATGGTGATGCCCAGCAGGCCTTGCGCGGCCATGGAGCGGGCGACGTCCCAAGGGTATTCGTTGGCGTGCGCGCGCTCGCGGGCGCCGGCGCGCAGCTCGTTTTCGGCATAGCGGCGTACGGCGGCCTGGAAATCGCGTTGCTCGGGGGTAAGGTTGAAGTCCATGCTGCGTTCCTTGGAGAAATGTTCCCGGGCCTACGCCAGGCGCATCAGGCCGTCCACGGCCACGACGCCCCGGGCGCGCACGAAGAGCGGATTGATTTCAGCTTCCGCGACCTGCACGTCGCGCGCCAGCGCCAGGCGCGAGAAGGCCACGATGGCGCTCGCCAGCGCATCGCAGTCGCCGCGCGGCAGCCCCCGGAAGCCTCGTATCAGGCGAGTGGCGCGTACTGCCTCGATCATGGCGTGGGCGCTGTCCAGGTCCACGGGCGCCAGTCGGATGGCGACGTCGGGGCTCAATTCGGCGGCGATGCCGCCCGCGCCCAGCACGACGATGGGGCCCACCAGCGGATCGTTGCGGTAGCCGAGGATCAGTTCGAGCAGCTTGTCCTCCATGGCCTGTACCAGGATGCCCTCCACGCGGGCCTGGGGCGCATGCTGCCGCACGTTATCCAGCATGGCCGATATCGCGGCATGCAGTTGCGTCGCGTCCTGGATGCCGACGCGCACCGCGCCCGCGTCCGTCTTGTGCATCAGATCCCGGGAAGAGACCTTCGCCACGACGGGATAGGCGATGCCATGCGAGGGATCGCGTGGCTGGATCACCACGCAGGGCGCCACCGGAATGCCCAACGATTCAAAGACCTCGCCGGCTTCGTGTTCTGTCAGTACCCCGTGGCGCGGCACCGCGTCGGGCCAGTCGTAGGGACGGTCATCCACGACCGCTGTCGCCGGGCTGCGCTGGAACAGGACGGCCAGCGCGTCCGCGCAGGCCTCGGGCGTGCGAAATGCCGCGATGCCGTGCTGCCGCAACAAGGCCAGCGATGCGGGCGCTTCCGGCGCGAGGAAGGCCGCCACGGGCTTGTCGTCAGGCTTGTGGGCCTGTACCAGCGGGTTGACCGCCAGGTCCGGATGGAACTGCGCCGACGAGCCGATGACGCTCAGCACCGCGTCGCACCAGTCGGCCAGCAGCAATTGCTCCAGCAGGTCCTTGTACTGGGCGCTGCTGGCTGCCAGCGTCAGGTCGATGACCGGCGTTTCCCGGATGCGCAGCCCGCGGCCCGCCATGTGCGCGACAAAGGCCGCGGGCGGCGCGGCCGCCACCAGGCCCCGCATGCCCAGATTGTCCACCACCGTTGCGGCGCCTCCGCCAGTCGTCGTAATGACCGCGACGCGCGGCGGCTGGCTGGCGCGTACCTGCGCGTCGCCATAGCGCGACACCAGCGGAACGATCTCGAACAAGGTCTCCAGGCACTGCACCCTCATCACCCCGTGCGCGCGAAAGAACGCATCGACGGCGGCGTCGTTGCCTGCCATGGCGCCGGTATGCGACTGGGCCAGGGCATCGCCCTGCTCGGAGCGGCCCAGCTTGTAGGCCACGACCGGCTTGCCTGCCGCCCGTGCACGGCGCAGCGCGGCGGCCAGGACCGGCGCCTTGCGCAGCGTTTCCAGGAACAAAAGGATGACGCGGGTGTGCGGGTCGTCGACCAGGGCATCGACGACCTCGCCCACGCTGATGTCGCTTTCATTGCCCACGGACACGGAGCTGGCAAAGCCGAAGCCGCGTGCGGCTGCCCGCGACAGCAGGGACCCCATCATGGAGCCGCTCTGCGACACCAGGCTGATATCGCCGGCGACCAGGTCGTCGGCTTCGAAGGCGGCGTTGACGGAAATGATGCCGCCCGTATGCAGGTTGGCGCTGCCTATGCTGTTGGGGCCCAGCACGCGCAGGCCGTGCCGGCGCGCCTGTTCGATCAGCCCGTCCTGGCGCGCCTGCCCTTCGGGCCCGGCCTCCGCAAAGCCGTCGGAGTAGATGGTGACCACGCGCGCGCCTGCCGCCGCGCATGGAGCGAGCAGGGGCAGAACCTGGTCGCCCGGGATCATTACGAAAACGTGGTCAACGGGCTCGGGCAGCGCGTCGAGCGCGGCATACGCCCGTTCACCCAGTATCTCGTTGCGCGCCGCATTGATGGGATAGATCTGCCCGGTATAACCGTGCTTGCGCATGAAGCGCAGAGGCCTCGCGGTGTTCTTGCGCACGTCGCCAGACGCGCCTACCAGCGCGATGCTGCGCGGGGCCAGCAAAGCCTGTCCGAACGAAATATCGGTTTCACGGTTCATGGAATGTACGTGATCAGGTGTACGTGATGGGTTGTACGTAACGCGTAATACGTGACTTACGTGATCGCGTATACGCAACGCGCCAGACGTGAAGAGGTTTACGCAGTCCGGTATACGCGGCCAGGCATAGGACGGGATGGTCGGTAGAACACCTGCGGCGCAGCCGGTGTCAGGACGTCGGCTGGTCGGCGGCAAGGCGCAGCGCCTGCACGTCCAGCGATTCCAGCGCCCATACCGCGTCGCGCAACTGCCGGGCGCGCGCCTGCCCGAGGACAGGGCCCGCCAGCTCCTCGAACTTGTCGTTGAGCTCGGCATCCGACAACGGCGCTTCCGGGTCGCCCTTGCGATACGGCGCGAAATGTTCATGCTGCACGCCGTCGTCCGTAACGATGCGTACGCGCGCCGCCCGCATGGACGGAAAGCCAGCCGTCATCGCGTCATCTGCAACCAGGGTGATGCGGCGCATAAGCGCCCGTGTCTGCGCATCGCGCAGGGCATCGGGATCGAAGGCGGCGATCCGGACCGAGCCATGGCGCAGGGCGTGCGCCAGGACATACGGAAGGCTGAACTTGGCCTCGAACGCGGTGGCAGGATCGGGATTCCCGGCAACGTCCAGCGCCGCGCGATAGGTCGCCACGTGGATGGAGGCGATACGGTCCGGGCGCACGCCGGTATCGCGCAGGGCCAGGGCCGCGTCGATGGCGGCGAAGGTGTGACCGCAGCACCCGTGGTTCTTCTGCGTCATGCGCGTGATGTTGTAGTGCTCTCCCAGGCCATCAAGGACGCTGTCCCAGCGCGGGGCTTGTGCGAGCGCCGCGCCGAAGCCTACGGGGCCTTCCAGGATGTCCGGCACGCCGGTCAACCCGTGGGCCGCGCCCTGTGCCGCCCGGACCCCCACTGCCGCCGCGTGACCGGCGTGCAGGGCCTTGCTCATCGCATCGGATCGGAACGCCTGCTGCAGGCCGGAGGCAAAGGTGGCGGAGGTTGCGATGGCATGGCCCATGGGGCCGCTTTTGCCGGGCGCCGTCAAGGCGGCCCCGGCCGCCGCGGCGCCGAGGCAGCCCACCGTGCCCGTGGTATGGAAATAACGGTAATGGGACGGCTGGACCGCCGCGGCGATCCGCGTGGAAATCTCGTAGCCCACCACGATGGCATTGAGCAATGCACGGCCGGCGGCGCCATGATGTTCCGCCAGGGCCAGCGCCGCGGCGATCACCGGGCAGCCGGGATGGTAGGCGCCATCGCGGAAGATGTCGTCGAATTCGATGGCGTGCGCGACGCTGCCGTTGATCCACGCCGCCGTGGCGGGAAAAGCGGTGGTGCCGTTACCGGGCAGGCTGCAGCGTCCCTGCCCCAGTTCATCGGCATGCGCAGCCATCAGTTCGCGGGACGGTGATATGCGCGTGCCCGGATACAGCGCGGACATCCAGTCCAATACCGCGCGCTTGGCGTGGTGCAGGGCTTCGTCGGGCAGCCGGGCGACGGCATCGCGCGCGCCATAGGCGGACAGGGACTCGAGCAGCATGGTGATGTCTCCGGGCACTGTGCGGCGCGCCACGGCGCCGTCTATTGAATGCCTACTATATCGTCGCCATGCCCGCGCCGGCTTGAAAAAAAGGCAATGGAGCGTTCACCGCTGAACGGGGGGGGCGGCCCGGAAAGGCTGGTGAGGCGGGGGCGCTTGTCGATTTTCCCGTCCCGCTCGGTCGGCGGCGACACGCAGCTTCCGCGCTTCGCATTGCGGTCATGGCGACTGCGGACGTCGGAGGTTATGCGGCGGTCGTCGTACGCAGCGTATCCAGCAGCTCGGTCATGATGGGGGACGTGTGCGCGGCGTCGCGCACGCAGACGAAGAAGCTTCGTTCCGCCCACGCGTCCTCCAGCGACAGCAACACCAGTCCCATGTCCGCCAGGTAGTTGCGCGCGATGCCTTCCGGCACCACGCCGATACCCAGGCCTTCCCGGATCATCCGGCAGCGCGCCTCGAAGTTGGACACCTGGAGCTTGACCTTGGGCGGACGCGACACGGTCTGACCGACATAGGCCAGGAACTGGTCCAGCGAATGGCGCGGGAAATAGCCGAGCAAGTCGTAGTCCAGTGCGTCTTCCAGCCGCAGCGAGGCACGCCCGGCCAGCGGGTGTCCGATCGGCACCACCAGTCCGACGCGGTCGCGGCGAAAGGGAAAGGAAGATACCGCCGGCGCGGGATGGTCGGCGTGGTAGATGCCGATGTCCACGGTGCCGTCCGCCACCATGCGCGGGATATCGTAGCTATGCGCTTCCAGCAGGTCGATGGCGACGTTGTCGCGACCTTCCAGGAACCGCGCCATGGGCGCGGGCAGGAACTGCAAGAGGGTCGAGGGATTGGCGGCCAGCCGGATCTTGGCCTGGCCATCGATGGAGTAGCTGTCCACCGCCTGTTCGGCCAACTGCACGCTGCGCAGGATGGCCTTGGCGCGCTGGTAGAGCAGCACACCCGCGGGGGTCGGTTCGACGCCCCGGCCATGGCGGTGCAGCAATGTCCGGCCGAGGTGCCGCTCGAGTTCGGCGATGCGCTTGCTGGCCGCCGAAGTGACCACGTTTTCGCGTTCCGCCGCCTTGGAAAGGCTTTTCTCCTCGACGGCGGCGACGAAGATTTCGAGCGCGGGGATGTCTAGCTTCTTCATGACGCCCCCGCGCGTTACCGTCTTACCGCTTGGCAGCGGCCTCGGTTTCAACGCGCAGCTTGCGCGTGATGTACCACTGCTGCAGGATGGACAGCGTGTTGTTCACGCACCAATACAGCACCAGGCCCGCCGGGAACATGAACATCATGCCACCGAACACCAGGGGCATGATCATCATGACCTTGGCCTGCACGGGATCCGGCGGCGTCGGGTTCAGCTTGATCTGCAGGAACATGGTGGCCATCATGATGGCCGGCAGGATGAAGTAGGGATCGTGCACCGACAGGTCGTGCACCCAGCCCAGCCATGGCGCGCCGCGCATCTCCACGCTGGCCAGCAGTACCCAGTACAGCGAGATGAACACGGGGATCTGTACCACCATGGGCAGGCAGCCGCCCAGCGGATTGATCTTTTCGGTCCGGTACATCTCCATCATGGCGGCGTTCAGCTTCTGCTTGTCGTCACCGTACTTTTCCTTCAGCGCCTGCAAGCGCGGCGT
Coding sequences within it:
- a CDS encoding acetate--CoA ligase family protein gives rise to the protein MNRETDISFGQALLAPRSIALVGASGDVRKNTARPLRFMRKHGYTGQIYPINAARNEILGERAYAALDALPEPVDHVFVMIPGDQVLPLLAPCAAAGARVVTIYSDGFAEAGPEGQARQDGLIEQARRHGLRVLGPNSIGSANLHTGGIISVNAAFEADDLVAGDISLVSQSGSMMGSLLSRAAARGFGFASSVSVGNESDISVGEVVDALVDDPHTRVILLFLETLRKAPVLAAALRRARAAGKPVVAYKLGRSEQGDALAQSHTGAMAGNDAAVDAFFRAHGVMRVQCLETLFEIVPLVSRYGDAQVRASQPPRVAVITTTGGGAATVVDNLGMRGLVAAAPPAAFVAHMAGRGLRIRETPVIDLTLAASSAQYKDLLEQLLLADWCDAVLSVIGSSAQFHPDLAVNPLVQAHKPDDKPVAAFLAPEAPASLALLRQHGIAAFRTPEACADALAVLFQRSPATAVVDDRPYDWPDAVPRHGVLTEHEAGEVFESLGIPVAPCVVIQPRDPSHGIAYPVVAKVSSRDLMHKTDAGAVRVGIQDATQLHAAISAMLDNVRQHAPQARVEGILVQAMEDKLLELILGYRNDPLVGPIVVLGAGGIAAELSPDVAIRLAPVDLDSAHAMIEAVRATRLIRGFRGLPRGDCDALASAIVAFSRLALARDVQVAEAEINPLFVRARGVVAVDGLMRLA
- a CDS encoding ABC transporter permease; the encoded protein is MSQLHTPDAGLPPVRPEFERVLPALGDAPAQIALPLHQRIWRHAALRKAVILAVLAALWELAAGVTDNPLLLPGCIETAHAFAQGLLDGELASHAARSLAVLLKGYLAGVALAFALTALAVSTRLGRDTLSTLTSMFNPLPAIALLPLALLWFGLGEGSLVFVLIHSVLWALAVNAYAGFLAVSDTLRMAGRNYGLRGPRYMVHILVPAALPAILAGLRIGWAFAWRTLIAAELVFGASSGKGGLGWYIYQNRNELYTDRVFAGLAAVVIIGLLVEALGFDTIERVTVRRWGMQR
- a CDS encoding ABC transporter ATP-binding protein translates to MAFPTPTIALPDAPAQPLLTVDGVSLEYRSDGGRVRATHDVGFEVYPADRFILLGPSGCGKSTLLKAVAGFLEPAQGSIRLDGRVITGPGPDRIVVFQEFDQLPPWKTVLQNVMFPLLASRTLKRGEAADRAHHYLDKVGLAPFAHAYPHTLSGGMKQRVAIARALAMQPRILLMDEPFAALDALTRRKMQEELLTLWEDVRFTLLFVTHSIEEALLVGSRVLLLSPHPGRVRAELNAHQYGMHSAGSAAFQASTRRIHELLFDHVPDDRRAAA
- a CDS encoding ABC transporter substrate-binding protein, with translation MSLSISSRERVARIVSATLLALVLAVLALISPTPALAEGRLRIAEQYGIVYLLLNVARDRQLIEKHGREAGVDIKVEWLKLSGGAAVNDALLSGSIDIASAGVGPLLTLWDRTRGRQNVKGVASLGNFPYYLVSNRPEVKTIADFTDKDRIAVPAVGVSVQSRILQMASAKQWGASEYARLDKLSVALPHPDATAAIIAGGTEISAHFGNPPFQEQELAGNPKAHIVLNSYDVLGGPASATVLFATERFRTDNPKTYKAFQQALAEAAAFITAHPDQAADIYTRVAGGKQDRALLLGVIKDPRVQFKVVPQNTYQLARFMHEVGAIKNKPDSWRDYFFDDALTAQGS
- a CDS encoding MmgE/PrpD family protein, producing MLLESLSAYGARDAVARLPDEALHHAKRAVLDWMSALYPGTRISPSRELMAAHADELGQGRCSLPGNGTTAFPATAAWINGSVAHAIEFDDIFRDGAYHPGCPVIAAALALAEHHGAAGRALLNAIVVGYEISTRIAAAVQPSHYRYFHTTGTVGCLGAAAAGAALTAPGKSGPMGHAIATSATFASGLQQAFRSDAMSKALHAGHAAAVGVRAAQGAAHGLTGVPDILEGPVGFGAALAQAPRWDSVLDGLGEHYNITRMTQKNHGCCGHTFAAIDAALALRDTGVRPDRIASIHVATYRAALDVAGNPDPATAFEAKFSLPYVLAHALRHGSVRIAAFDPDALRDAQTRALMRRITLVADDAMTAGFPSMRAARVRIVTDDGVQHEHFAPYRKGDPEAPLSDAELNDKFEELAGPVLGQARARQLRDAVWALESLDVQALRLAADQPTS
- a CDS encoding LysR family transcriptional regulator, with the protein product MKKLDIPALEIFVAAVEEKSLSKAAERENVVTSAASKRIAELERHLGRTLLHRHGRGVEPTPAGVLLYQRAKAILRSVQLAEQAVDSYSIDGQAKIRLAANPSTLLQFLPAPMARFLEGRDNVAIDLLEAHSYDIPRMVADGTVDIGIYHADHPAPAVSSFPFRRDRVGLVVPIGHPLAGRASLRLEDALDYDLLGYFPRHSLDQFLAYVGQTVSRPPKVKLQVSNFEARCRMIREGLGIGVVPEGIARNYLADMGLVLLSLEDAWAERSFFVCVRDAAHTSPIMTELLDTLRTTTAA
- a CDS encoding acyl-CoA dehydrogenase family protein, which codes for MDFNLTPEQRDFQAAVRRYAENELRAGARERAHANEYPWDVARSMAAQGLLGITIAEENGGIGGSLMDAVIAIETVASVCPRSADVVQAGNFGPIRVLAEYGNAVQKEKYLRPLLAGEALISVGMTEPDAGSAVTELKTTATRDGAGWRINGSKIFTTHGPHADVILAYVRFGPGTRGIGSVLIDTRAEGVRLGKRSAFMSGEEWAEIFFDNVHVPDDMVVLGEGGFKKQIAGFNVERIGNTARSLALGRYAYEEARSWAQQRKQFGRLLCEFQGLQWKFADMRIKLDAGQLLLYRAACNADTGFPSATETAIAKAYCNQTGFDVANEALQVLGGMGYSRESLVEYCVRRCRGWMIAGGSIEILKNRIAEGVFERTFSQRPG